Below is a window of Leifsonia sp. NPDC080035 DNA.
CGTCTGCAGGTCGTTCCAGCCGATCACCTCGAGCTTGACCTTGATTCCGGTCTGCTTGGTGAAGTCGTTCAGCACGGGCGTCAGGACTTGTTTGTCGTTGTCGAGGCTGGTGCCCTGGTTGCTCGCCCAGTACGTGATCGTCGATCCGCTGGACGAGGATCCCGACCCCGTGCCTGTGCAGCCGGCGACCACGAGTGAGAGCGTGGCTGCCAGGGCCGCGGCGGCGATGGCGCGTTTCCTCATTGTGACTCCTTCGTCTCTTGATGGGGGCGCACAGGGCGCCGCGCTGAGCATAACTGAACCGGTTCAGTGAAGCCAAGTATTGAATTCCACCCTCGTTTGGGGTAGGGCCTCGCTGGCCACTCCCCCTCGCCGCCGGCACGGCGCGCAGCGGGCTCGAGCGATCTCGAGCGGTCGTGACATGCCGTGTGGCCGGTCCCGACGTGGCGCGTCGCGACCGCTCGGCCGCGGGCCAGCGCGGCTACGCGGCGGCGGCGGCGCGGACGCTCGTCGCGCGGACGAGGAGGGACGACCGGCGCGCGGTCGTGATCGTCGGCGCGGTGCCCGCGAGCTGGTCGAGGAGCATCCGGGTGGCGCGGCGGCCCTGCTCCTCCGGGTAGCGCGCGAGAGCCGTGATCGGGCGGGAGCCGAGCCGGCAGAGCAGGGAGTCGTCCCAGCTGGCGAGCGCCACGTCCTCCCGTCCCGCGCGGGTCAGCGCCGCCTGGGCGCCGAGCGCCAGCAGGTCGTTCGAGGTGATCACGGCCGTGATGGTGGGGTTCTCCGCCACCGCGCGGGCGGCGATCCGCTCGCCCGCCTCCATCGAGTAGTCGGACGACTCGAACGCGACGCGCATCCCGTGGGCCGCCGCCCGCGCCCGCACCGCATCCGTCCGGTCCAGCTCGTGCTCGAACTCCTCGGGACCGCGGATGTGCAGCAGACTGCGGTGGCCGAGGCCTGCGAGATGGTCGACCAGCATCCCGGCGTCGCCCGCCGCGTCGTAGAGCAGCACCCGGCCGGGCGCCAGCGGCTCCCGGTTGCCGTGCAGCACGTAGTGCAGGCCGAGGCCGTCGAGCAGCGCGGGCCGCGGGTCGTCGATGGTGATGTCGAAGAGCATGACCCCGTCGACCCGGCGCTCCGCGCTCCAGCGGCGGTAGGTGGCGACGTCGAGCCCGTCGTCCATCCCGACCATCCGCAGCAGCAGCGACAGACCGGCCGCGCCCAGCTCGGTCTCGACGCCGGCCAGCAGGCTCATGTAGTACGGCTCCGCCCCGAGGAGGCCCGGGTCGCGGCGGAGGACGATGCCGATCGCGTCGGAGCGGGCGCGGGAGAGGGCGCGGGCACTGGAGCTCGGGTGCCAGCCCAGCTCCTCGGCGAGCGCGAGGACGCGCTGCCGTGTCTCCGCGCTGACCCCCGGCTGCCCGTTGAGCGCGTAGGACACCGACGCCTTCGACAGGCCCAGGCGGTCGGCGAGACCGCCGATCGTCACGCGCGCCTGCCCTGCCACGTCGCCCTCCTTCGCGGTCGTCCGCCACGGACGGCCCGCCCCAAGAGTAGCGGCAGCTGAAGCG
It encodes the following:
- a CDS encoding LacI family DNA-binding transcriptional regulator, whose amino-acid sequence is MAGQARVTIGGLADRLGLSKASVSYALNGQPGVSAETRQRVLALAEELGWHPSSSARALSRARSDAIGIVLRRDPGLLGAEPYYMSLLAGVETELGAAGLSLLLRMVGMDDGLDVATYRRWSAERRVDGVMLFDITIDDPRPALLDGLGLHYVLHGNREPLAPGRVLLYDAAGDAGMLVDHLAGLGHRSLLHIRGPEEFEHELDRTDAVRARAAAHGMRVAFESSDYSMEAGERIAARAVAENPTITAVITSNDLLALGAQAALTRAGREDVALASWDDSLLCRLGSRPITALARYPEEQGRRATRMLLDQLAGTAPTITTARRSSLLVRATSVRAAAAA